One genomic region from Salvia hispanica cultivar TCC Black 2014 chromosome 2, UniMelb_Shisp_WGS_1.0, whole genome shotgun sequence encodes:
- the LOC125208674 gene encoding protein HUA2-LIKE 3-like, protein MAPSRRRGAAKAAAAAAQRKWEVGDLVLAKVKGFPAWPATVSEPQKWGYPSDLKKVLVHFFGTQQIAFCNHADIEEFTEEKKVSLSGKRHGKGSDFARALREIVDCFEKLKKQDLVSDNVTEETVTTNENNSDESLTRPVNDEAAMTTVKQLSGGSTNDLNSLTEAAVAAAAEDALHDEEMQLEEAHSNSGFTEIHVYSTRSKTDAAQSRIIGKQRRLSARKLRSSSRVDVGGLQEQTLPPSNNHRSSRRLGAKAQDRSLRRSRRIIKSSDDYEGNNANSPLFPSNCSVEENDSEIMTADSDSDSLNGRSSVDSGCKPVEEDPFTEKNEGATELSDRLDFQTNANIIKKKRKPNRKRHRSDLVAKSDEVGSETEALKTDCLSPSNNENVAEKCPKEDGDEHLPLSKRARVRLGKSSPVGDEDTELAHEEEKTQKVPETSIQSDGLSNIKVHVPPGTEAISVKEDSYISPLSLDSLDRKPQYWETRKNLVDGEAALPPSKRLTRALEAMSANEADLSQRTSSCSPKVDTPNEGCSSAKCFELSTEEKAVVDSGLGSVGELSTRVPLSSVSGSCPGLKEDVPEKHGETIEVVLDSCKTSGVGSSNPESCKDSFRHTEGVESKHAVESKHLQLSSLIEFCDSVHHLDPNLDLASTPSLSHLDCSRPCLDSSLDNCKNESPEFKETTKTTDAKISLMDSNSLLVEETTGDSLDVEKCKLIDSSDCGDKLQKKTILSLSKNQGSQRSGFIREASLSCADSNIVLSVSPLKVLDSSHLEVGTVSVAQSSSHLSDRTGSVTKSPPPSSSMCGISSSDSYVEKRGSCITAQLHPEKAKLGVKSSNKVELLSSLEAAIRSLTRTKESIGRATRVAIDCAKLGFATKVVELLAHNLESESSPHKKVDLFFLVDSIAQCSGGMKGDAGVYPSAIQAVLSRLLLAAAPSGTGYCDNHRQCLKVLRVWLERKILPETLVRHHIRELDALYHSHVSGGSRRSCKFERPFDDPIREMEGMLVDEYGSNSSIQLPGFCMPPMLRDDDGGSDSDGENFEAVTPEHNMENVHVDAEPNVSATAEKRSHILEDVDGELEMEDVAPCCDAEVASTGSIADSHYGAPFLAQQHEDAHLISARFPGSAPPLPPPPPHSPLPPPPPPAPLAHPLPRSGFPPAVLDSVPKFSHSNSQEPVMRRSPSPRTKSRTLDMVHHRHYDNRDSEAQLARHIPYGSNNRPCNDQHIPHFSGRSSNGFQPADGAFSKGFHLPPPHPAPSDHFSYVQEPRSQSRRDIPPPSHPNRFTSRSTENGNFYRDRDRYKSGERDNIGERWRPRMPPVSGPYHCDGSRMAHAPMPYSGPVRDSEFSNNRWNYPPRSMNHRQMNPYGPPSEGPIPVANKGPNFWKPG, encoded by the exons TGCTTTCTGTAATCATGCTGATATTGAAGAGTTCACAGAAGAGAAGAAAGTATCTCTGTCAGGTAAACGCCACGGTAAAGGTTCTGATTTTGCTCGTGCATTAAGAGAGATAGTTGACTGCTTTGAGAAGCTGAAGAAACAGGACCTGGTTAGTGATAATGTCACTGAGGAAACTGTTAccacaaatgaaaacaacTCAGATGAGTCCTTGACTAGACCTGTGAATGATGAAGCTGCCATGACTACAGTTAAACAACTTTCTGGTGGATCCACTAATGATTTGAACTCGCTAACTGAAGCTGCTGTAGCGGCAGCAGCTGAAGATGCTCTGCATGATGAGGAGATGCAACTGGAGGAGGCACATTCAAATTCCGGGTTTACTGAAATACATGTTTATTCAACAAGAAGCAAAACTGATGCTGCTCAATCACGAATTATTGGTAAGCAGAGGAGGTTATCTGCTAGAAAGTTGAGAAGTTCTTCAAGGGTGGATGTGGGTGGACTGCAGGAGCAAACATTGCCTCCTTCCAACAATCATAGGAGCTCCAGGCGGTTGGGTGCTAAGGCACAGGATAGATCTCTTAGAAGAAGTAGAAGGATCATTAAATCATCTGATGATTATGAGGGGAACAATGCCAACTCACCTCTTTTTCCGTCTAATTGTAGTGTGGAAGAGAATGACTCTGAGATTATGACAGCAGACTCTGATTCTGATAGTCTCAATGGTCGCAGCTCTGTGGACTCGGGATGCAAACCAGTAGAGGAGGACCCTTTCACTGAAAAGAACGAAGGAGCAACAGAGTTGAGTGACCGGCTTGACTTTCAAACAAATGCTAATATTATTAAGAAGAAAAGGAAGCCTAATCGAAAAAGACATAGAAGTGATCTGGTGGCTAAATCAGATGAGGTTGGTTCCGAGACTGAAGCACTTAAGACTGACTGCCTTTCACCTAGTAATAATGAAAATGTAGCTGAAAAATGTCCTAAAGAAGATGGGGATGAGCATCTACCCTTAAGCAAAAGGGCTAGAGTTCGTTTGGGTAAATCATCACCTGTTGGGGATGAAGATACCGAATTAGCtcatgaagaagaaaaaactcAGAAAGTTCCTGAAACCTCTATACAGTCTGATGGGCTCTCGAATATTAAGGTGCATGTTCCTCCTGGTACTGAAGCAATATCTGTCAAAGAAGATTCATATATTTCACCTTTATCACTTGATAGTCTTGATAGAAAGCCTCAGTATTGGGAAACTAGAAAGAATCTTGTGGATGGTGAGGCTGCTTTACCTCCATCGAAGCGTCTAACTCGTGCTTTGGAGGCAATGTCTGCTAATGAAGCTGACCTCAGTCAGAGAACTTCTAGTTGTTCACCGAAGGTGGATACTCCTAATGAAGGCTGTTCTTCTGCAAAATGCTTTGAGCTGTCCACAGAAGAAAAAGCTGTGGTCGATTCGGGATTAGGATCAGTGGGGGAGCTCAGTACTAGAGTTCCTCTGTCAAGTGTTTCTGGGTCCTGTCCTGGGCTAAAGGAGGATGTCCCTGAAAAACATGGGGAAACCATTGAAGTGGTGTTAGATTCTTGTAAAACTTCTGGTGTTGGTAGCTCAAATCCAGAATCATGCAAGGATTCATTTCGTCACACCGAAGGTGTTGAGAGCAAACACGCTGTTGAGAGCAAACACCTGCAGTTATCTAGCTTGATTGAGTTCTGTGATTCTGTTCATCATTTAGATCCAAATCTGGATTTAGCGAGCACTCCCAGCTTGTCTCATTTAGACTGTAGCAGGCCATGCTTGGATTCATCTCTTGATAACTGCAAGAACGAATCTCCAGAGTTTAAGGAGACGACTAAAACAACTGATGCCAAGATTTCCCTGATGGACTCAAATTCTCTCTTGGTGGAAGAGACTACTGGTGATTCACTTGATGTTGAGAAATGTAAACTTATAGACAGTTCAGATTGTGGTgataaattacaaaagaaaacaatccTTTCTCTATCCAAGAACCAAGGGAGTCAGAG GTCTGGATTTATCAGAGAAGCAAGCCTATCATGTGCAGATTCTAATATTGTACTATCAGTTAGTCCCTTGAAAGTTCTGGATAGCAGTCATCTAGAAGTTGGAACTGTCTCAGTTGCTCAGTCTTCTTCACATTTATCTGATCGAACAGGATCTGTTACGAAATCACCTCCTCCCAGTTCTTCCATGTGCGGCATTTCCTCATCTGATAGTTATGTTGAAAAGAGAGGCTCTTGCATTACTGCTCAATTGCATCCTGAAAAAGCTAAACTTGGGGTCAAGTCAAGCAATAAGGTGGAACTTTTGTCATCACTTGAAGCTGCCATCCGATCTTTGACAAGGACTAAGGAGAGCATTGGTCGAGCAACGCGGGTTGCCATTGACTGTGCAAAACTTGGTTTTGCAACTAAG GTGGTTGAATTACTGGCCCATAATTTGGAAAGTGAATCGAGTCCACACAAAAAGGTTGACTTGTTTTTCCTTGTTGACTCAATCGCACAGTGCTCTGGTGGCATGAAAG GTGATGCTGGTGTATATCCCTCAGCAATTCAGGCAGTCTTGTCACGTTTACTATTGGCTGCTGCCCCTTCTGGTACTGGCTATTGTGACAATCATAGGCAGTGCTTGAAA GTTTTGAGAGTTTGGCTAGAGAGGAAGATTCTTCCTGAGACCTTAGTTCGCCACCATATTCGAGAACTTGATGCTCTTTACCATTCGCATGTTAGTGGTGGCTCTCGGAGATCTTGTAAATTTGAAAGGCCTTTTGATGATCCCATTAGGGAAATGGAAGGGATGTTGGTTGATGAGTATGGAAG TAACTCAAGCATCCAGCTTCCTGGTTTTTGTATGCCTCCTATGTTGAGGGATGATGATGGAGGCAGTGATTCTGATGGAGAGAACTTTGAGGCTGTCACTCCTGAGCATAATATGGAAAATGTACATGTTGATGCAGAACCAAATGTGAGTGCTACAGCTGAGAAACGGAGCCATATCTTGGAAGATGTTGATGGTGAGCTTGAGATGGAAGATGTGGCTCCGTGCTGTGATGCTGAAGTTGCTTCTACCGGTAGTATTGCTGATAGCCATTATGGAGCACCATTTCTTGCTCAACAACACGAGGATGCCCATCTGATATCTGCACGTTTTCCGGGGTCTGCCCCGCCTCTGCCTCCACCTCCGCCTCATTCTCCGcttccaccaccacctccacctgCGCCTCTAGCTCATCCACTACCTCGATCGGGTTTTCCTCCTGCTGTGCTTGATTCTGTTCCAAAATTTTCTCATTCAAATTCTCAG GAACCCGTTATGAGGCGGTCTCCTTCGCCAAGAACCAAGTCAAGAACCTTAGACATGGTGCATCATCGGCATTATGACAACAGAGACTCTGAAGCCCAATTGGCAAGACATATTCCTTATGGCAGTAATAATCGTCCTTGCAATGATCAGCACATTCCCCATTTCTCTGGTAGATCATCAAATGGCTTCCAGCCAGCAGATGGGGCTTTCAGCAAGGGTTTTCATCTGCCCCCACCACACCCTGCGCCTTCAGATCATTTCTCATATGTCCAAGAGCCACGCAGCCAATCGCGAAGGGATATTCCACCCCCTTCTCATCCCAATAGATTCACATCACGTAGCAcagaaaatggaaatttttaCAGGGATCGAGACAGATATAAGTCTGGTGAGCGGGATAATATTGGAGAGCGCTGGAGGCCACGTATGCCGCCTGTCTCTG GTCCATACCATTGTGATGGTTCCAGAATGGCTCATGCACCAATGCCATACTCTGGCCCAGTCCGTGATTCtgaattttctaataataGGTGGAATTACCCTCCACGTTCCATGAATCACAGACAAATGAATCCTTATGGGCCACCATCTGAAGGTCCTATTCCAGTGGCAAATAAAG GCCCTAACTTTTGGAAGCCAGGATAA